Proteins from a genomic interval of Musa acuminata AAA Group cultivar baxijiao chromosome BXJ1-9, Cavendish_Baxijiao_AAA, whole genome shotgun sequence:
- the LOC103999306 gene encoding 17.1 kDa class II heat shock protein, translated as MRGMEFMMGMENDPLIATIHHLMDFPEEVEKVVSTPARAYVRDRKAMASTPADVKEVPGALVFEIDMPGAKTGEIKVQVEDDHTLVVSGERRRAEDKEAKYQCMERRMGKFMRKFPLPEDANLEAITACFQEGVLTVRVEKKPPPEPKKAKTIEVKVGGSSEG; from the coding sequence ATGAGAGGGATGGAGTTTATGATGGGGATGGAGAACGATCCCCTGATCGCCACCATCCATCATCTGATGGACTTCCCGGAGGAGGTGGAGAAGGTGGTGAGCACCCCCGCCCGCGCCTACGTCCGTGACCGCAAGGCCATGGCCTCCACCCCGGCGGACGTCAAGGAGGTGCCCGGCGCGCTGGTGTTCGAGATCGACATGCCCGGGGCTAAGACCGGAGAGATCAAGGTGCAGGTGGAGGACGACCACACCCTGGTCGTCAGCGGGGAGCGGCGCCGGGCGGAGGACAAGGAAGCCAAGTACCAGTGCATGGAGCGGCGCATGGGGAAGTTCATGCGCAAGTTCCCGCTGCCGGAGGACGCCAACCTCGAAGCCATCACAGCGTGCTTCCAGGAGGGGGTGCTCACCGTCAGGGTGGAGAAGAAGCCACCGCCGGAGCCGAAGAAGGCCAAGACCATCGAGGTCAAGGTTGGGGGCTCATCCGAAGGCTAG
- the LOC135593951 gene encoding protein CLP1 homolog yields MASARQFELAKESELRVEVGPDAPLRLRLLSGAAEIFGTELPPGNWISAPPHSKIAVFTWNGATIELDGISEVEYVADETPMVSYVNVHAILDARRARAKSSQASGMDSSQGPRVIVVGPTDSGKSSLCKMLLSWACKLGWKPTYVDLDIGQGSITIPGCIAATPVEMPIDVMEGIPLEMPIVYFYGHTTPSANGDLYKVLVKELAATLERQFSGNVEARAAGMVINTMGWVEGLGYELLLHAIDTFKCDVVLVLGQEKLCSMLKDVLKSKPNVDVVKLHKSGGVVLRNQRVRQKTRSLRIREYFYGLANDLSAHSNIVNFTDISVYRIGGGPQAPRSALPIGAEPVADPTRVVAVNINRDLLHLVLAVSYAKESDQIISSNVAGFIYVTDIDIQRKKITYLAPCPGELPSKILIVGTLTWLEG; encoded by the exons ATGGCCTCGGCCCGGCAGTTCGAATTAGCGAAGGAGAGCGAGCTCAGGGTGGAGGTCGGACCCGACGCGccgctccgcctccgcctcctctcCGGCGCCGCCGAGATCTTCGGCACTGAATTGCCCCCCGGCAATTGGATCTCCGCTCCTCCACATAGCAAGATCGCA GTGTTCACCTGGAATGGTGCGACTATCGAACTGGacggaatcagcgaagtggagtACGTGGCGGATGAG ACGCCGATGGTGAGTTATGTGAATGTTCATGCCATTCTTGATGCGAGAAGAGCTCGTGCGAAGTCATCTCAAGCTAGTGGTATGGACTCTTCGCAG GGTCCTAGGGTGATTGTTGTAGGACCCACTGATTCAGGGAAGAGTAGCTTGTGCAAGATGCTTCTGAGCTGGGCTTGTAAACTGGGTTGGAAACCTACCTATGTGGATCTGGATATTGGTCAGGGGTCCATAACCATTCCTGGGTGCATTGCTGCTACTCCAGTTGAGATGCCTATAGATGTCATGGAAGGAATTCCTTTAGAAATGCCTATTGTGTACTTTTATGGGCATACAACTCCGAG TGCGAATGGGGATCTCTACAAAGTACTTGTGAAGGAGCTGGCTGCAACTCTGGAGAGACAATTCTCTGGAAATGTTGAAGCTAGAGCTGCAGGCATGGTGATTAACACCATGGGATGGGTGGAAGGTCTTGGTTACGAG TTGCTTCTTCATGCAATTGACACTTTCAAGTGTGATGTGGTTCTAGTCTTGGGGCAG GAGAAACTGTGCAGCATGCTCAAGGATGTTTTGAAGAGTAAGCCTAATGTAGATGTCGTGAAACTTCATAAATCAGGAGGGGTAGTTCTGAGGAATCAAAGAGTCCGTCAAAAGACAAGGAGCTTGAGAATCAGG GAATACTTTTACGGGCTTGCAAATGATTTATCTGCACACTCAAATATCGTCAACTTCACTGACATTTCAGTTTATCGTATTGGTGGTGGCCCACAGGCTCCTCGTTCTGCTCTGCCTATAGGTGCAGAGCCTGTAGCTGACCCAACTCGCGTAGTTGCAGTTAACATAAACCGTGATTTGCTCCATCTTGTTTTAGCTGTTTCATATGCTAAGGAATCTGATCAAATTATATCCAG CAACGTTGCTGGGTTCATTTATGTCACTGATATAGACATCCAGAG GAAGAAGATTACATATCTCGCACCGTGCCCTGGCGAACTCCCTAGCAAAATTTTAATAGTGGGAACCTTGACATGGTTGGAAGGTTGA